DNA from Methanobacteriales archaeon HGW-Methanobacteriales-1:
ACCTTTTAGGCATGTTTGAAATGAGTTCCGGACCAGTAAACATTCCTCAGGATAGAGTAACTACTACTCGTGAAATAAATGGTCGAGAAGAAGTAGTGATTTACGAGAGGCTGGGCGGAGACCAGATAAAAGTTCTTGATCAGAAGGCCCTGGAAAAAAGAAGAGAGTTAGTAGATGAAAAACCAATGAATGTGGTAGTTCCTCTTAAAAGAAAATTCTTCATTCAGGCCACCGGGGCTAGTGAAACAGAATTACTAGGTGATGTTAGACATGACCCATATGGAGGACATCCTGATCTTGGAACTCAGCCTTACGAACGTGTAGTTCCCGGAGCAATTCATGAAGCTCATGAAGGAGTTTTATTTGTAGATGAAATAGTCCATATTTCCCACTTGCAGAGATTTATTCTTAGTGCCATGCAAGATAAGGTTTTTCCAATTGTAGGGAGAAATCCACAAAGTGCAGGAAGCTCAGTTAGAGTAGAAAACGTTCCATGTGATTTTATTTTTGTAGGTGCTTGCAATATAGCTGATTTGAAACATATATTACCACCACTAAGATCACGTATCCAGGGAGAAGGATATGAAATCTTAATGAATACAACCATGCCTATTAATGAGGAAAATGAAGCAAAAATAGCCCAATTTGTGGCCCAAGAAATAGAACTCGATGGAAAAATCCCTCATGCAACATTAGGAGCTATTGAAATTCTGATTAGAGAAGCCAAGAAACGAGCTAAAATCATCGATGATAAAAATGATTCTTTTACCCTTCGATTAAGAGATTTAGGCGGGGTAATTAGAATGGCTGGAGATATGGCAGTTATGAACCAGAACCCATATATAACTCAAGAACATATGAATTTAGCTGCTAAAAAGGCAGTATCCATTGAAGATCAGATTATTCAAAGATATCAAACTTATGAAAATGCATTGCAAAAAGATCTAACTAGCTCCCAGCAATCAGTTAATCCTCACAATAAAAAATATCAAAATGAAAACGTTGACCGTAGTTATATGTAGAAATTTGGGGAAAAGTTATTTATAAAAAATAATATAAAGACATATTATAACTACAATAGCCCATCAAAATAATCAAATAGTTCAACATTGCATAAGAATAAGTTGAGCAATTTGAATTTAATATTATATTAAACTGATGCACTTTCCCATGAATAAATACAATAAAAAGGTATTTAAGGACAATATGAGTGTTATGGAATATTGTAAGAATAAATAAAAATGTCTGATATGATGAATCCTTATTCCCAACAAATTGGCAGAGCATCTGCGTCTGATTCTGGAAGTTTTCAGCAGAATTTCCCTGCAGAATTTAATGATGGCAAAAGAAAAACAGTTCTAGAAGCCTTTGATTTTCCAGATATGATTGAAGAATACCTCATAGAACTTGAAATCAGAAATTATTCTAGAAATACCATTAAAACATATAAATCAATCGTAA
Protein-coding regions in this window:
- a CDS encoding peptidase — encoded protein: MYINIKNNLENIETTKDIIIPKDPLERVIGHEDIIQLVKIAAKQRRNLLLVGPPGIGKSLIAQAISFHLTQPSEEISAVHNPERPERPFIEIKTRKEIAEDRVTIEKAEGEFIDPQNVPDAVSERLGFKCMHCGNYNSVYESICPNCGGDKFSHINARRKHLGDLLGMFEMSSGPVNIPQDRVTTTREINGREEVVIYERLGGDQIKVLDQKALEKRRELVDEKPMNVVVPLKRKFFIQATGASETELLGDVRHDPYGGHPDLGTQPYERVVPGAIHEAHEGVLFVDEIVHISHLQRFILSAMQDKVFPIVGRNPQSAGSSVRVENVPCDFIFVGACNIADLKHILPPLRSRIQGEGYEILMNTTMPINEENEAKIAQFVAQEIELDGKIPHATLGAIEILIREAKKRAKIIDDKNDSFTLRLRDLGGVIRMAGDMAVMNQNPYITQEHMNLAAKKAVSIEDQIIQRYQTYENALQKDLTSSQQSVNPHNKKYQNENVDRSYM